Proteins encoded within one genomic window of Cucumis sativus cultivar 9930 chromosome 3, Cucumber_9930_V3, whole genome shotgun sequence:
- the LOC101211112 gene encoding IQ domain-containing protein IQM4 — MCLVIEKTGEAISSPGKKNGNQGFRSEKNAGNLRVEQPSRNFSFLNLDSHPPGIPLPKTRNSTPVASPLPSGDQFDTAAVKLQKFYKGYRTRRNLADCAVVVEELWWKALDFAALRRSSVSFFDSNKSETAVSKWSRAGARAAKVGKGLSKNEKAQKLALRHWLEAIDPRHRYGHNLHIYYDVWFQSQSSQPFFYWLDIGDGKELNLEKCSRAILQRQCIQYLGPKQRESYEVVVKEGKLMYKQSGDFVNTMEDSKWIFVLSASKSLYVGKKVKGQFQHSSFLAGGVTTASGRLVSHEGILKAIWPYSGHYRPTEENFIEFIEFLKENNVDLTNVKKCATDDDVLPNSTKKEKEEMDETTEEEKEVRGDGAVTEPSGEAVEMEKHCSNVVARRSKWTTGAGPRIGCVREYPTNLQFQALEKLKLSPRIPNIQKHTYNSNFPIPSPRPSPRIHMSPRLASMVLPSPRTSR; from the exons ATGTGCTTGGTGATAGAGAAGACCGGAGAAGCGATTTCATCGCCGGGGAAGAAGAACGGGAACCAAGGGTTTAGGTCCGAGAAGAATGCCGGGAATTTGAGGGTGGAACAACCAAGTaggaatttttcttttctgaattTGGATTCCCATCCTCCCGGAATTCCACTCCCTAAAACTAGAAACTCCACCCCGGTGGCGTCTCCGCTGCCTTCCGGTGATCAGTTTGATACTGCCGCCGTCAAATTACAGAAATTTTATAAAGGTTACCGAACAAGACGGAATCTTGCGGATTGTGCTGTTGTCGTCGAAGAATTATG GTGGAAGGCGTTGGATTTTGCCGCTCTACGGCGGAGCTCGGTGTCGTTTTTCGACTCCAATAAGTCGGAAACCGCCGTGTCAAAATGGTCAAGGGCCGGAGCAAGAGCTGCAAAG GTTGGGAAGGGATTATCAAAGAATGAGAAAGCTCAGAAATTGGCTTTAAGACACTGGCTGGAAGCT ATCGATCCACGTCATCGTTATGGGCACAATCTCCACATATATTATGATGTGTGGTTCCAAAGTCAAAGCTCGCAGCCTTTCTTTTATTG gttgGACATTGGAGATGGGAAGGAGttgaatcttgaaaaatgtTCTAGAGCAATTCTACAAAGACAGTGCATTCAATATCTGGGACCT AAACAAAGAGAAAGTTATGAAGTGGTTGTGAAAGAAGGGAAACTAATGTACAAACAAAGTGGGGATTTTGTTAACACAATGGAGGATTCTAAATGGATATTTGTTCTTAGTGcttcaaaaagtttatatgttgGGAAGAAAGTTAAAGGACAGTTTCAACATTCTAGCTTTCTTGCCGGCGGTGTCACCACCGCTTCCGGCCGATTGGTTTCCCATGAAGGTATTCTCAAG gCTATTTGGCCGTATAGTGGTCATTATCGTCCTACAGAAGAGAATTTTATCGAGTTCATTGAATTCTTGAAGGAGAACAATGTCGACCTAACAAACGTCAAG AAATGTGCAACAGACGATGACGTACTGCCCAATAGtaccaagaaagaaaaggaggaaATGGATGAAACAACAGAAGAGGAGAAGGAAGTAAGGGGTGACGGAGCAGTGACAGAACCGTCAGGAGAAGCGGTGGAAATGGAAAAGCATTGCAGTAATGTAGTTGCAAGAAGAAGCAAATGGACGACCGGTGCCGGTCCTCGAATTGGATGCGTTCGAGAATATCCGACCAACCTTCAATTTCAAGCATTAGAAAAGCTAAAACTTTCGCCTAGAATCCCAAACATTCAAAAACATACATACAACTCAAATTTTCCAATTCCATCCCCAAGGCCTAGCCCTAGAATCCATATGTCACCTAGGCTTGCTTCCATGGTGCTCCCAAGTCCTCGAACATCACGATGA